The following proteins are co-located in the Maridesulfovibrio sp. genome:
- a CDS encoding ATP-binding cassette domain-containing protein, with amino-acid sequence MALMSVNDVSMTFGGPQLLDKVSFQVEEGQRICIVGRNGEGKSTLLRLMSGDLVADSGNISYQKGVSVARLSQKVPEVLKGTIFEVVAGGLGDLGAALTRYHTVSLEVANGGDISKLSEVEEIMEKHGGWEALTTIEMVISRLSLSAEMRFETLSGGLKRRALLARSLASKPDVLLLDEPTNHLDIDSIAWLEEFLVKNIRTLIFITHDRMFLRKIATRIIELDRGNLADWSCDYDTFLKRKEELLTAEEKNWSEFDKKLAREEVWIRQGIKARRTRNEGRVRALKELREERKQRRERTGKATIEIQEAARSGKVVAETVNASYAWDDKPIFKNLSTSIMRGDRIGIIGPNGAGKTTLIQVLLGNLKPDSGTVKLGTKLEISYFDQHREQLDPDKSVRDSVADGNDTVTINGRNKHVMGYLKDFLFSPDRANSPVSVLSGGERNRLLLARLFTRPSNLLVMDEPTNDLDAETLELLEDRIMEYPGTVIIVSHDRVFLNNVVTGTLAFEGNAQVNDYVGGYDDWVRQRQQPEEEVKPKSSKPKPKKTPDARPEKLSYKEQREFEALEVEITELPGKIEELESSIEEMQNLMADPEFYKKSGEEMAAAQAKLESLEAEHETTFMRWEEVEEKLEEYRKRTGQI; translated from the coding sequence ATGGCTTTGATGAGTGTAAACGATGTTTCCATGACCTTCGGCGGCCCCCAGTTGCTGGATAAAGTTTCCTTTCAAGTGGAAGAAGGGCAACGGATATGTATTGTAGGCCGTAACGGTGAAGGTAAATCAACCCTGCTCCGCCTCATGAGTGGAGACCTCGTTGCTGACAGCGGAAACATCTCTTATCAGAAAGGAGTCAGCGTTGCCCGCCTTTCCCAGAAGGTCCCGGAAGTACTGAAAGGCACCATCTTTGAAGTAGTTGCCGGGGGCCTCGGCGATCTGGGCGCTGCCCTGACCCGCTACCATACCGTCAGCCTTGAGGTTGCCAACGGCGGCGATATTTCCAAACTTTCCGAAGTGGAAGAAATTATGGAAAAGCATGGCGGGTGGGAAGCCCTGACCACCATTGAGATGGTCATCTCCCGCCTGTCTCTCAGTGCTGAAATGCGCTTTGAAACCCTCTCCGGCGGTCTGAAAAGACGAGCCCTGCTGGCTCGATCCTTGGCTTCCAAACCGGATGTACTGCTTCTGGATGAACCTACCAACCATCTTGATATAGACTCAATCGCATGGCTTGAAGAATTTCTGGTCAAGAACATCCGCACTCTGATCTTCATCACTCACGACCGCATGTTCCTGCGCAAGATCGCCACCCGGATCATTGAACTGGACCGCGGCAACCTCGCAGACTGGTCCTGTGATTACGACACCTTCCTCAAACGCAAGGAAGAGCTTCTTACCGCAGAAGAAAAGAACTGGTCCGAATTCGACAAGAAGCTGGCCCGCGAAGAAGTATGGATCAGACAGGGCATCAAAGCCCGCCGCACCCGTAACGAAGGCCGCGTGCGAGCACTGAAAGAATTGCGTGAAGAACGCAAACAGCGCCGCGAACGGACCGGAAAAGCAACCATCGAAATTCAGGAAGCAGCACGCTCCGGCAAGGTTGTCGCTGAAACCGTAAACGCTTCCTACGCATGGGACGACAAGCCTATTTTCAAAAACCTCTCCACCTCCATTATGCGGGGAGACAGAATCGGTATTATCGGCCCTAACGGTGCAGGCAAAACCACCCTGATCCAAGTGCTGCTGGGAAATCTCAAACCGGATTCCGGTACAGTGAAGCTCGGCACCAAGCTTGAAATTTCCTATTTCGACCAGCACCGCGAACAGCTCGACCCAGATAAATCCGTGCGCGACTCCGTAGCTGACGGCAACGACACCGTGACCATCAACGGCCGGAACAAGCATGTCATGGGTTATCTCAAGGATTTCCTGTTCTCCCCGGACCGCGCCAACTCCCCGGTTAGTGTCCTTTCCGGCGGGGAACGCAACCGCCTGCTTTTAGCCCGTTTGTTCACCCGTCCCTCCAACCTGCTGGTAATGGACGAACCTACAAACGACCTTGACGCAGAAACCCTTGAACTGCTCGAAGACCGGATCATGGAATACCCCGGCACAGTGATTATCGTCAGCCATGACCGTGTCTTTCTAAACAACGTGGTTACCGGAACTCTAGCCTTTGAAGGCAATGCGCAGGTCAACGATTACGTTGGCGGTTATGATGACTGGGTTCGCCAGCGTCAGCAGCCCGAAGAGGAAGTAAAACCCAAGTCTTCCAAGCCCAAACCGAAGAAAACCCCGGACGCCCGCCCGGAAAAACTCAGCTACAAGGAACAGCGCGAATTCGAAGCACTGGAAGTTGAGATTACGGAACTCCCCGGTAAAATCGAAGAGCTGGAAAGCTCCATCGAAGAAATGCAGAATCTTATGGCCGACCCGGAATTTTACAAGAAATCCGGCGAAGAAATGGCCGCTGCTCAAGCAAAGCTCGAAAGCCTCGAAGCTGAACACGAAACCACCTTCATGCGCTGGGAAGAAGTAGAAGAGAAATTGGAAGAGTACAGAAAAAGGACAGGACAGATTTAA
- a CDS encoding Hpt domain-containing protein: MRTGDRLLDIFQDETLERLDNIETGLLQLENSPSDLTPELINSIFRDAHSIKAGSNLLKLSVIEELSHKLENVLEMIRSEGLIPTELIITASLESVDKLRSLTEDVLNSNTKSIRLQKTMLEVSVQRALAGEN; the protein is encoded by the coding sequence ATGAGAACTGGCGATAGATTACTGGACATCTTTCAGGATGAAACATTGGAACGGCTTGATAATATCGAGACCGGTCTTTTGCAGTTGGAGAACAGCCCTTCAGACCTTACTCCGGAATTGATTAACTCAATTTTCCGTGACGCGCATTCAATTAAGGCCGGGTCAAACCTGCTTAAGCTGTCTGTAATTGAAGAACTGTCCCACAAGCTGGAAAACGTTCTGGAAATGATTCGTTCCGAGGGTTTAATCCCCACAGAGCTTATCATTACCGCCTCACTGGAGTCAGTGGATAAGTTGCGCTCCCTTACCGAAGATGTGCTCAATAGCAATACTAAAAGTATCCGTTTGCAGAAAACTATGCTTGAGGTTTCAGTGCAGCGTGCATTGGCTGGTGAAAATTAG
- a CDS encoding flavodoxin encodes MSKSLIIYGSTTGNTETAAEYVAEAFENKEIEVELKNVTDVSVADLGNGYDIVLFGCSTWGEDKIELQDDFIPLYDALEEADLKGKKVSVFGCGDSDYTYFCGAVDAIEEKLEKMGAVVVGNSLKIDGDPERIAITEWGKEIADKI; translated from the coding sequence ATGTCCAAATCACTGATCATTTACGGCTCAACTACCGGAAATACTGAAACAGCTGCCGAATACGTGGCTGAAGCCTTTGAAAACAAAGAAATTGAAGTGGAACTTAAAAATGTTACAGATGTCAGTGTTGCAGACCTTGGCAACGGATACGACATTGTACTCTTCGGCTGCTCAACCTGGGGCGAAGATAAAATTGAGCTTCAGGACGACTTCATCCCTCTCTATGACGCCCTTGAAGAAGCTGATTTAAAAGGCAAGAAAGTATCCGTGTTCGGATGCGGTGATTCCGATTATACTTATTTTTGCGGAGCAGTAGATGCCATCGAAGAGAAACTCGAAAAGATGGGTGCTGTGGTTGTAGGTAACAGCCTCAAGATCGACGGCGACCCGGAACGTATTGCCATCACAGAATGGGGCAAAGAAATCGCGGACAAGATTTAA
- the metC gene encoding cystathionine beta-lyase — protein sequence MKDISTKLINAGKDESLKTINTINPPMHRASTVLFDSYADMLKANKGEFDGVEYGTSGLAAQKAFEAAMVELEGAHGCKTFQSGIAAIAMVLMAYTKKGDHILICDNVYGPTRHFCDGFLSKYGVEAEYLPSDAGAGVAEYIRDNTALLFMESPGSNTLEIQDVPAITKICREKGVVSVIDNTWATPLYFNPFEHGVDVSIQSCTKYITGHSDILLGSVSTNEQSWDAFAKCCGLFEVFAAQEDCYQALRGLRTLKVRLKAHEEAALEIAKWLEGHEMVDSVIHPALESHPQHDLWKRYFKGSSGLFAFTLKDEYEDIDHSPFVDNLELFGLGYSWGGYKSLITGGKFRRTNHFGYEGKTIFRLNIGLEDVEDLKADLAQGLERLR from the coding sequence ATGAAAGATATTTCCACCAAGCTGATCAATGCGGGCAAAGATGAGTCCCTGAAAACTATAAATACTATTAATCCACCCATGCACCGTGCATCCACTGTGCTTTTTGATTCTTACGCAGACATGCTCAAGGCGAACAAGGGTGAATTCGATGGTGTTGAGTATGGCACCAGCGGATTGGCTGCGCAGAAAGCTTTCGAAGCTGCCATGGTTGAACTTGAAGGTGCGCACGGCTGCAAAACTTTCCAGTCCGGCATTGCCGCTATTGCCATGGTGCTCATGGCCTACACCAAGAAGGGTGATCATATCCTGATTTGCGATAATGTTTACGGTCCTACCCGTCATTTCTGCGATGGTTTCCTTTCCAAGTATGGAGTTGAAGCTGAGTACCTGCCCTCTGATGCCGGGGCCGGGGTAGCTGAATACATTCGCGATAATACAGCCCTGCTTTTCATGGAATCACCCGGATCAAATACCCTTGAGATTCAGGATGTTCCGGCAATTACAAAAATCTGCCGTGAAAAGGGTGTAGTTTCCGTCATCGATAACACTTGGGCCACTCCTTTATATTTCAATCCCTTTGAGCATGGTGTGGATGTTTCCATCCAGTCCTGCACCAAATACATCACCGGACATTCAGATATCCTGCTTGGCTCGGTATCCACCAATGAGCAGAGCTGGGATGCTTTCGCAAAATGCTGTGGTCTTTTCGAAGTCTTTGCTGCTCAGGAAGATTGCTATCAGGCTCTGCGCGGGCTACGGACCTTGAAAGTTCGTCTCAAGGCGCATGAAGAAGCTGCCCTTGAGATTGCAAAATGGCTGGAAGGTCATGAAATGGTGGATTCAGTGATTCATCCGGCCCTTGAAAGCCACCCCCAGCATGATCTGTGGAAGCGTTATTTCAAAGGGTCAAGCGGCCTGTTCGCTTTTACGCTCAAGGATGAATATGAAGATATTGATCATTCCCCGTTTGTGGATAACCTTGAACTGTTCGGCCTCGGCTACAGCTGGGGCGGTTACAAGAGTTTGATCACCGGCGGTAAGTTCCGGCGTACCAACCATTTCGGCTACGAAGGTAAAACAATATTCCGCTTGAATATCGGGCTGGAAGATGTGGAAGATCTCAAGGCTGATCTGGCACAGGGGCTGGAGCGGTTGAGATAG
- a CDS encoding bifunctional 3-deoxy-7-phosphoheptulonate synthase/chorismate mutase type II — MSVQLDVTGLDSWGFNNDGPLIIAGPCSAESREQLLETARGIKDKGVHVLRAGIWKPRTRPGCFEGMGEEGLKWLVEAREETGLPISCETATPEHVELCLKYGVDMIWVGARTTVNPFAVQALADSLKGTDIPVLVKNPINPDVELWLGALERINKAGVTKLGAIHRGFSSARPSEYRNAPNWRIFIELRRRTDGMPIICDPSHLCGKRELIPAVAQKSLDLLFDGLMIESHINPDVALSDSKQQFTPEDLGKVLAGLEVKYPVAEDKEFALQMESKRARLVEIDDAIVELLAERMALGRKIGKMKCERGIALLQPDQWKKTVEKRTREGVARGMDEHFMLRIFQYIHEESLRQQECVLAGEK, encoded by the coding sequence ATGAGTGTACAACTTGATGTAACCGGTTTGGATTCCTGGGGGTTCAACAACGACGGTCCGTTGATTATTGCAGGACCCTGTAGCGCGGAATCCCGCGAACAACTTCTCGAAACCGCCCGCGGTATCAAAGATAAAGGCGTGCATGTGCTGCGCGCAGGTATCTGGAAGCCGCGTACCCGTCCCGGTTGTTTTGAGGGCATGGGTGAGGAAGGTCTCAAATGGCTGGTTGAAGCCAGAGAGGAGACCGGGCTGCCCATCTCCTGCGAAACCGCAACTCCTGAGCACGTCGAGCTTTGCCTCAAGTACGGTGTAGACATGATCTGGGTCGGTGCCAGAACCACTGTTAACCCTTTTGCGGTTCAGGCTTTGGCTGATTCCCTTAAGGGTACCGACATCCCTGTGCTGGTAAAAAACCCCATCAACCCTGATGTGGAACTTTGGCTCGGCGCTCTTGAGCGTATCAACAAGGCCGGTGTTACCAAGCTGGGGGCTATCCATCGCGGTTTTTCCTCCGCTCGTCCCAGTGAATACCGTAATGCTCCCAACTGGAGAATTTTTATTGAACTGCGCCGCCGCACTGATGGCATGCCTATCATTTGTGACCCCAGCCACCTTTGCGGTAAGCGTGAACTGATTCCCGCAGTGGCCCAGAAATCCCTTGATTTGCTTTTCGACGGTCTGATGATCGAATCCCACATTAATCCTGATGTGGCCCTTAGCGACAGCAAACAGCAGTTTACTCCTGAAGATCTCGGTAAAGTACTCGCCGGTCTGGAAGTTAAGTATCCTGTTGCAGAAGATAAAGAATTTGCTCTGCAGATGGAAAGCAAGCGTGCCCGCCTTGTGGAAATTGATGACGCCATTGTTGAGCTTCTTGCCGAGCGTATGGCTCTGGGCCGCAAGATCGGTAAAATGAAATGTGAGCGCGGTATTGCTCTCCTGCAGCCTGACCAGTGGAAGAAGACAGTTGAAAAGCGCACCCGCGAAGGTGTTGCCCGCGGAATGGATGAACATTTCATGCTCCGTATTTTCCAGTACATCCACGAAGAATCCCTGCGTCAGCAGGAATGTGTTCTGGCCGGGGAAAAGTAA
- the aroB gene encoding 3-dehydroquinate synthase — MPKVNVELRGEFDNSYEISVDYSVMDEVVADLKARKYGHTPVVICDENTRELFGHALVEKLALADVDPLLLTVHAGENSKSLDVFGSLLEAMLEAGITRQDVVVALGGGVVGDLSGYVAGSYMRGINFVQVPTTLLSQVDSSVGGKVAVNIKHWKNYCGMFYQPKRVYTNISALESLPGREILSGLGEVVKTAFIADRELVDYLSTNADKVSSLDREVMAKVVARCCEIKADVVIRDEKEGGVRRILNYGHTVGHAIETFAGYKISHGECVAWGMRIVARACHKAGMLAAEDLALHEELMDKLGLATGKLDIEPAKIMELMKKDKKVKQGQVVIVGLDRLGNAVVREDFPLELIEAELKNI; from the coding sequence ATGCCCAAGGTCAATGTTGAGCTGCGCGGGGAGTTCGATAATTCCTATGAGATCAGCGTGGACTACTCCGTTATGGATGAAGTGGTCGCTGACCTCAAGGCAAGGAAGTACGGACATACTCCTGTAGTTATCTGCGATGAAAATACCCGCGAGCTTTTCGGTCATGCACTGGTAGAAAAGCTCGCTCTTGCAGATGTTGATCCGTTGCTGCTTACTGTCCATGCCGGGGAAAACAGCAAGTCCCTTGATGTTTTCGGTTCTCTGCTCGAAGCCATGCTGGAAGCCGGAATCACACGTCAGGATGTTGTTGTAGCCCTTGGCGGCGGAGTGGTCGGTGACCTTTCCGGTTATGTTGCCGGAAGCTACATGCGCGGCATTAATTTCGTGCAGGTCCCCACAACCCTGCTTTCACAGGTTGATTCCTCCGTTGGCGGCAAGGTGGCGGTGAACATCAAGCATTGGAAAAATTATTGCGGCATGTTCTATCAGCCCAAGCGGGTTTACACCAACATCTCGGCTCTTGAGTCCCTGCCGGGGCGGGAAATTCTCAGCGGGCTTGGCGAAGTGGTTAAGACCGCTTTTATTGCCGACCGCGAGCTGGTTGATTACCTATCCACCAATGCGGATAAGGTGAGTTCACTTGACCGTGAGGTAATGGCTAAGGTCGTGGCTCGTTGTTGCGAGATCAAGGCCGATGTAGTCATCCGTGACGAGAAAGAGGGCGGGGTGCGCCGTATCCTTAACTACGGGCATACCGTAGGCCATGCTATCGAAACATTCGCCGGATACAAGATATCTCACGGTGAGTGCGTTGCATGGGGCATGCGCATTGTCGCCCGAGCCTGTCACAAGGCCGGGATGCTTGCGGCCGAGGACCTTGCGTTGCATGAAGAACTCATGGATAAGCTCGGTCTTGCCACCGGAAAGCTCGACATTGAGCCTGCCAAGATCATGGAGCTAATGAAGAAGGACAAGAAGGTCAAGCAGGGACAGGTTGTGATTGTCGGTCTTGATAGATTGGGCAATGCAGTTGTACGCGAGGACTTTCCGCTTGAATTGATCGAAGCTGAATTAAAGAATATATGA